Genomic DNA from Thermopolyspora flexuosa:
GATTCGGACACCGGCGCACCCTCGCGCGGATTCCGCTTCTCGCGCTGGGTACTCGGTTACGATGCCACGGGGAGACGCCGATTTCGCGTGCTTTTCCGGAACGGACGTGCGTTCGGGCCAAAGAACGTCTCCACCAGGATGGGGGACCAGAGGTGTCGCGTCGGCTTGTCAACGTCACTTTGGACAACCTGGACGACCTCCCTCGCCGGTGCCGGCGGTGCGTGTTCTGGGAGCTCGATCCGGTGAGCGGCGAGCGGGCGCAGCAGAGCGGGGACCCCGCCCTGGAGAAGGAGGCGTGGGTCTCGTCGGTGCTCCTCGAGTGGGGGAGCTGCGGCAAGATCGTCTACGTGGACGGCGTGCCCGCGGGGTTCGTCCTGTACGCGCCCCCGGCGTACGTCCCCCGGTCGGTGGCGTTCCCGACGTCCCCGGTCAGCTCGGACGCGGTGCTGCTGATGACCGCCCACATCGTGCCGGAGTTCGCCGGGGGCGGGCTCGGCCGCATGCTGGTGCAGGGGGTGGCGAAGGACCTCACCCGGCGCGGGGTGCGCGCCATCGAGGCGTTCGGCGACCTGAAGTGGGAGGAGCCGGGCTGCCTGCTCCCCGCCGAGTACCTGCTCGCCGTCGGCTTCAAGACGGTACGTCCGCACCTGCGGTATCCGCGGCTGCGGCTGGAGCTGAAGACCGCGCTCTCGTGGCGTGAGGACGTCGAGGTGGCCCTGGAGCGCCTCCTCGGCTCGATGAGCCCGGAGCGGGCGCTACGGCCCGTCTGAGGCCCGGCCGTACCCGGCTGCGCGGGCCGGGGCGGGTACGGCCGGCCGTACCCGCCCCAGGCGGCCGCGTGCGGGGTCACGGCCGCCGGCACGGAAGAAGCCCTTCACCGGCATGGCGAAGGGCTTCCCACCACACGCCCGCCTCAGGCGGGCCGACGGGTACGGCGTGCCGCGACGGCGGCGGCCGGTCGGCTCGGTCGCCGGGGTCAGATGATGCCCTCGAGCTCCCGCAGCAGCTGGGCCTTGGGCTTGGCGCCGATGATCTGCTTGACGACCTCGCCGTTCTTGTAGACGTTCAGGGTCGGGATCTTGAGCACACCGGCGTCCCGGGTGGTGTTCGGGTTCTGGTCGGTGTTGAGCTTCACGACCTTCAGCTTGTCGGCCTGCTCGGCCGCGATCTCCTCCAGGATCGGGGCGATCTGGCGGCACGGCCCGCACCACTCGGCCCAGAAGTCGACCAGCACCGGCTTGTCGCTCTTCAGGACCTCGGCCTCGAAGGAGGCGTCGGTCACTTCCTTGACGGCACCCACGGTTCTCTCACCTCGTTGTTCGTCGGATCGGAAACGCCCGGCCCACTGCCGCCGGGGCGGGCGCCGGCCGTCTTCGTCCGGCCGGTGGTTCGGTTTCGATGGTCACACAGGTCTCGGTCGGCGGACCCCGCCGCCCGCCGCCGCGCCGTACCCGAGGAAGGCGTGCGCGGCCCTGCGGCGGATGGGCCGCCGGTCAGTCCTCCTGGTCGGCGAGCCAGCGCTCGGCGTCGAGCGCGGCGGCGCACCCGCTGCCCGCGGCGGTGATCGCCTGGCGGTAGATGCGGTCCACCACGTCGCCCGCGGCGAACACGCCGGGGATGTTGGTCCTGGTGGTCGGCCACTGCACCTTGATGTACCCGTCCTCGTCGAGCTCGAGCTGCCCCTTGAACAGCGAGCTGCGCGGGTCGTGGCCGATCGCGATGAACACGCCGCTCACCGCGAGGTCGCGCTCCTCGCCGGTCTGGGTGTCGCGCAGCCGGATGCCGGTCACCCGGTCCTCGCCGTGGATGTCGACGACCTGGCTGTTCCACGCGAAAGTGATCTTCTCGTTGGCGAACGCCCGGTCCTGCATGATCTTGCTCGCCCGGAGCTTGTCCCGCCGGTGCACCACGGTGACCGACCGCGCGAACCGGGTGAGGAACGTCGCCTCCTCCATCGCCGAGTCGCCACCGCCGACCACCGCGATGTCCTGGTCGCGGAAGAAGAAGCCGTCACAGGTGGCGCACCAGGACACGCCGTGGCCGGACAGACGCTTCTCGTTGGCGAGCCCGAGCTCCCGGTACCCCGAGCCGGTCGCCACGATCACCGCCTTGGCGTGATAGGTGTCGGTGGCGGTGCGCACCACCTTCGGCGTGGCCGTCAGGTCCACGGACACCACGTCGTCGGCGACGAGCTCGGCGCCGAACCGCTCGGCCTGCTTGCGCAGGTTGTCCATGAGGTCCGGACCCATGATCCCGTCCGGGAAGCCGGGGAAGTTCTCCACTTCGGTGGTGTTCATGAGCGCGCCGCCGGCGGTCACGGATCCCTCGAAGACCAGCGGGCGCAGGTCAGCACGCGCGGTGTAGATGGCAGCCGTGTAGCCGGCCGGCCCCGAGCCGATGATGATCACATTCCGGACGTCGCTCACAGTCTCGCCTTTCGCGTCGGATTGCAGTGGCGTCAACAGATCCTAGGCACGAGACATTCCCGGCCACCGGTGGTGCTCCAAGGGATGGAAGACGAAATGAAAAAACCCTCCGCGGAGCGCCACGGAGGGTCTTTTTCCGTCCGGTCACCGGCCCTGGAACCGGGCCTCGGGCCGGAGCCCGGACCCCGCCCGGACGGGCTCGGTCCGGCCCCGGCACGCGACGATCAGTTCCAGGTCGCCAGGCCCGGCTTGCGCAGGTTCTTGCACTCGGGGCTGACCACCCGCACCTTCACCAGGTCCTGGCTCCGGTTGTGCCAGAAGAGCATGATGAGGGCCTCGTTGCCGTTGTAGTAGGCCCGGTCGATGCCGATCGGGTCGCTCTTCTCCGCCGCCACGAGCTTGCTGATGCAGCGGTTGAGCTTGGCGTCGCCCGACGCGCTGCCGCCGCTCGGCATGGAGCCGAAGTACGCCACCAGGTTCGCCTTGAGCTCGGCGTCGGCGTAGTTGTAGCCGCTCTCGCCGATGACGAACCGGGAGCCGCGCTCCTGCTGCCCGCCGACGTCCGCGGAGAGCGTCTCCTGGGTCGGCTCGGTGCGCTCGGCCGGAGCCGACGCGGACGGCGCCGCGACGGCGTGCTGCGGGGTGCTCTGCCCGCCCCCGGCGAGCACGGTGTTCGTCACCGTGACGCCGCCGGCCACGACGGCCGCGGCGGCCGCCACGGAGGACAGCGAAACCAGCCACCGGCGCCGGGCCGAGCCCGTGCGCCGCTTCGGCGCGACGATGCTCCCGTCCTCGGCGACCACGCCCAGCGCGGGCCGCTTGGTGGACGCGTCGTCGGCGGAGGCCGCCTCCGGCGCGGCGGTCTGCGGGCGCTCGTCCGCCGCCGGCCCGTCAAGCCGCTTGGCGGACGCGAGCAGCGGCACCACGGTGCCGGACTCCTCGTCGGCCGGGGACTCCGGCCGGTGCGAGCCGTTCACCTTCGCCGGACCCGAGGCACCGGCCACCGGCGCGCCGTCGAGCGAGGCCTCGTCGGCCGACGCGGTGGCGGCGAGCGGAACCAACCGCGGGGACTCGAGCGGCGGGAGGTCCGCCACCCGCTCCCCGGCCGCCGCGGGCTCCTCCCACGGCGCTCCGGTCTCCCAGGGCGCGTCCGCCATGATGCGGTCCCAGTCGGGTTCCGGGAAGGTCGGCCCGGGGTCGAGGGGCGCGCCGGCACGGCGGCGCTCGGCCTCCGCGGCGAGAGCCTTGTCGACTCGCAGCGCGACACCCAGCGGCATCGCCGGCACCGGCATGGCCGCGAGAACCTCACGGACCCCGGCGAGATCGGCGAGCGCCTCCCCACAGGGATCGCAGATCGCGAGATGGTCCCGGACCTGCTGAGCCGTGGCGTCATCCAGGAGGCCCTCGGCCAACTCGGCCAAGGTCTCCAGGTCGTAATGCGTGTCACCCGTCACGAAGTCTTGCTCCCTTCGCGGATGAGACGCGAGCTCGCTCAGATCGGTTCCGCAAATGCGAAAGAATCGGAACGAGTTTGGCCCGTCCGCGTGCGCATCTGCTCTTCACGGTGCCGCTCGGTACCTCGAGCACCGCGGCGGCGTCCTCGACGGAGTAGCCCATCATGTCGACGAGCACCAGCGCGGCGCGCTGGTCGGGCGGCAGCAGCCGGAGCGCCGCCGAGACCTCCAGCGACACCTCGCGGTCGCCGGTGTGGTCCGGCAGCGGCGTGTCGCGTTCCGCCGCCTCGATGAGCTCGTCGTCCGCGACCGGCCGCACCGCCTTGCGGCGCATCCGGTCGAGGCAGGCGTTGACCACGATGCGGTGGAGCCACGTTGTGACGGCCGCCTCGCCGCGAAAGCTCTCCGCCTTGCGGTAGGCGGAGACGAACGCGTCCTGCACGGCGTCCGCGGCCTCGTCGGCATCGCCCAGCGTGCGCAGCGCGACCGCCCACATGCGGTCCCGGTGCCGCCGGACGAGCTCGCTGAACGCCTGCGGATCGCCGTTGATATGTCTATGGAGGAGGTCGGCGTCGGACAACGCGGACCGCGCCACGTGCCCTGCCGGGGAGGTTCGATTATCTGCTTGAGGGTTCACAAGGCGTGTCCTGCTATGCCGATCCGGGGGTATGCACCACTACGTCATAGATGGTGCCACGAAAGCCCCCTTCGAATGGCGGAAGCCGCGTAAACCAGATCAAAACGTAGCGACCGCTCACCTCCTTCGAGGGGGTGAGCGTGACCTTCCCGGAGGTGTTGTTCTTCTCGGCGACGGTCTTCAGCGCGTCCAGTTTGTCGGAATCGCCCACCTTGAGCTCGATCGACGACCCCTTGGGCCCGCCGAGCGAGACCACCACGTTGGCGATCCGCGTCGACTTGCCCATGTCGAGCAGCAGGCCGACGCCCTTCTTCAGCCGGCCGAAGTCCGCGCTCGTGTACGAGTCGGTGTGCCAGTCGGTGGAGTCCTTGCCGTCGATCGCGTCGGCCGCGATCTCCGGGTGCTCCCTCCGGTCGCCGAGCGGGTCGAAGCCCCGGGCCCGCACCGGCTTCACCACCTCGAGCGACTCCGGCTCGGCGCTCTTCGACGCGGTCGGGGTCGGCGCCTGCGCCTGCGGCGTCTCGGGCTGGGCGAGGTTGCGGCCCATGGTCCACGCGCCCAGGCCCACCGCGATCATCACGACGGCCACGATGCCGATCACCAGGGCGCGGCTCATCGAGGTGCCGCCGGAGGACGGGGTGGCGGCCGTGGCGAACTGCGGGGCGGGCTGCACCCCGGTGGTGCGCATCCCGGGCGGGGCGCCGATCCGGGTCACCGACCCGTCGGCGGACTCGCCGGGCAGCGGGACCGCGGGCGGCGTGGCGGCCGGGACCGGCATGGGCCGCGGCACGTGGGCGAGCGCCGCGGCGATCTCGGCCGGGGTGGTGAGCGCCGGGTGGCCCTTGTACGGCTCCTGCAGCACGGCCCGGATGGTCAGCGAGTCGAGCCAGCCGGGGATGCCCGCCCGCACCTGCCGCGGCGGGCACGGCTTGCCGTCCTCGGTCGTCGGCGCGGGCGGCAGCCCGCACTCCTCCTCGCCGGGCCAGGTGCCGGTGAGCGCGGCGTACAGCAGCCGGCCGAGCCCGCGGGCGTCCTCCGCCTCGGGCTCGTCGCTCGTCGTGCCGGTGAGCGCGGCGTCGACCCCGAGGCCGAGCACCTTTACCGTTCCACCCCCGGTCCACACCAGGCGGTCCGGGGTGAGCATCAGGTGGGCCAGCCCGGCCTCGTGCGCGTGCGTGAGCGCCTCGGCCGCCTCGGCGACGAGCCCGGCCGCCCGCTCGGGCTCCAGCGGCCCGCCGGCGAGCAGGTCGATCAGCGACTCGCCGGTGACCCACTCGGTCACCACGTACGCGGTGTCGCCGTCGTCGGCGGCGTCGAAGACCTGGGTGAGCCGCGAGTCGGTGAGCCGCCCGGCGGCGCGGGCGGCGGTCACCACCTCGTCGATGCGCTCGAAGTCGCGGGAGAAGGTGTGCACCGCCACCGGACGGGCCAGTACCTCGTCCGTGGCCTTCCACAGCGTCGCCCCGCCGGCCTGGTGGACACGGTCCTCCAGCAGGAAGCGATCCGACAGGCGCGCACCGGGTTCAACGGCCGACATGCTCATGCACCCTCCCCGCCCAGCGGCTCAACGGCGCATTCGCACAGTACGCGATGCCGGGTGGATCCGCCCACGCCCTCCTGCTTCCACTCGCTTGATTCGGGCCGTTTCCGGCCCCCGTGGCGCACCATCGTAGTGCGGCGCCGCCTCGCTCGTACTCCCGGTGGATCTCCGCGTTGAAGACGCGCGAAACGGACCTTTGGTCTACCGCCTCAGCGAGTCTTTTCGGTCACCGGGCCAGCCGCCCGGCGACCATGCCGACGATCGACTTCACCTCGGGGATCCGCATGCGGTTGGCGAGCACGAAGTAGACGCCCGCGCCGAGGCCGCCCCCCGCCGCGAGCATGACGATCGCGCCCACGGCGTCGAGGCCGAGCAGGCCGCGGGTGGCCCACAGCACGCCCAGCGCGAGCGCCGCGCACGGCACCGCCGCGCCGTACATGCGGCCGAGCCCGTCGAGCACGTGCCGCCCGCCGAGGCCGCCCACCCGGCGGCTCGCCAGCATCCAGGTCACCGCCGAGGAGACCACGTAGGTGACGGCGAACGACAGCGCCAGCCCCAGCACCGTGTACCTGGCGGGCAGCACCAGGTACAGCAGCACGCTCAGCGTCGCGTTGAACGTGGCGTTGCCCGCCGCGATGAACGCCGGGGTGCGGGTGTCGCCGAGCGCGTAGAACACCCGCAGCAGCAGCTGGAAGAGCGAGAACGGCACGAGCGCCAGCCCGAACACCTGGAGCACGTTGCCGATGTAGATCGCGTCCTCGGTCGAGTTCGCCCCGTGCGAGAAGATGAGCACGGTGACCGCCGGGCCGAGCACCATGAGCAGCACGCCGCCCGGCACGATCAGCGAGCAGACCGTGCGCACCCCGGAGGCGAACTCCTCGCGCACGCTGTCGAACCGCCCCTCGGCGGCGAACCGGCTCATCCGGGGCAGCATCGCGGTGATCACGGAGACCGCGATGATCCCGTACGGGAGCTGGAAGAGCTGGTAGGCGTAGTTGTACGGGGTCCACCCGGCGCCGTAGTCCGCGCCCTCGGCGGCCGCCCGCACGCCCGCCGCGGTGGCGAGGTTCGTGGTCACCACGAAGCCGACCTGGTAGACCGCGACGTACGCCAGGGCCCAGCCGCCGAGCCTGGCCAGCTCGCCGAGCCCGCTGCCGCGGAAGTCGAACCGCGGCCGGAACCGGAACCCGGCCCGGTGCAGCGCGATCACCAGCGCGATCGACTGGGCCACGATGCCCGCCGTGGTGCCGAGGCCGAGCAGGGCGAGCTCGCCCGCGGTCACCTCGTTGATGTCGTCGGTGCCGCCGACGATCACGATGTAGGTGAGCCCGACCCCGATCACCACGAGGTTGTTGAGCACGGGTGCCCACATCGGGGCGGCGAACCGGTCCCGGGTGTTGAGGATCGCGCCCGCGATCGCCCCCAGCCCGAAGAACGCGATCTGCGGGAGGATGTACCGGGCGAGCGTGGCCGCCACCTCGACCCCGCGCGGCGTCAGGTCGCTGGTGTACAGCTCGATGATCGGCCGGGCGAGCAGCACCCCGAGCGTCGCGACCGAGACGAGCAGCAGCAGCGCGAGCGTCATGAGCCGCTGCTCGTAGGCGACGCCGCCGTCCGGGTCGCGCTGCTGGGCGCGCACGATGCTCGGCACGATGACGCTGCTGAGCATGCCGCCGATCAGCAGGTCGAACAGGATGAAGGGGATCTGGTAGGCGACGTTGTAGGCGTCGCCGAGCAGCGTGGTGCCGATCGCGGCGGCGATCACCGCGGTGCGCAGGAAGCCGGTCACCCGCGACACCATCGTGCCGGCGGCCATGATCGCCCCGGCGCGCAGCAACCGGTTCATGACGTCCCTTCGCGAGTCCCGTCGGCGCGCTGTCTCCGTCTCGTCCGGGTGCGCAGGATGCGCAGCACCACCGCGGCGAGCATGACGGTGAGCGCGCCCCCGACGATCACCGCGGCGATCCCGGTGTAGCCGGTGGCGCTCACCTTGAGCACCACCGGGTCCCCGTACGGCACGCCGTTCCGGGTGGCGAGCTGCACGGTGATCTGCGCGTCACCGCCGTTCGGCGCGCGCATCGGGACCTGGATCGTGGTGGTGTTCCCGTCCTCGATCGAGATCTCCCGGCGGTAGGTGTCGATCACCAGGCGCCGGGGATCGTTCGACCTCACGTCGATGCTGAGCTCGACCCGGCGGCCGATGCGGTTCTGCACGCTGATCGCCACGTTGCCGTTCGTGCCGGCGAGCAGCCGCGGCTGGCCCTTGCCGGTGATCGAGATCTTGCCCATCTGGGCGTTCACCGCCTGGCGGACCTGCTCGACGTACGCGCGCGCCTCCCGGCCGCGCCCCCGCCACGCCGAGGAGCCGAGCCGGAGCAGCGCGGCCTCGAACGGCTTGGCCGAGGCGTGGGTGACGGTGCGGATCAGCCCGGCCTTCGCCGACAGGTCGCGCACGTGGCGCAGGTAGGCCCGGCTCAGCTCGCCCCGGCGCTGCCGCGCGCCGTACACCAGGTCGCCGCGCGCCGGCGGGCGCTTGCCGGGCTTGATCTGGTCGAGGGTGACCTGGCGCAGCCAGGGCAGCGAGCCCGCGACCTCGAGCAGCTCCTGCACCGCCTTGGGGTCGGGGTCCCAGCGGCGGCGCGGCGCGGCGACCACGGTGCGGGCCCGCTTCGGGTCCTCCGCCGTGATCACCGCGGTCTCGGCGACGAACCGGCGCAGCGCCGCCGGATTGCCGCCCTGCGCCGTGGCGTCGACGAGCGCGCTCAGCGTCGGGTCGGCGAGCAGCACGGTCACCTTCCCGGAGACCGCGTCGATCGTGGTGGCCGCGTCCGGCGTGGTCGCCGTGGGGGACTCCAGCGGCAGCGCGTTGCCGCTGAGCAGCAGCGTGCGCACGCCGCTCACCGCGAGCTCGTCGAGCGCGTCCCGGTCGAGCACCCCGCCGTACGGCCAGTTCGTGGTGGCCGGCACGGTACGGCCGAGCAGTGTCCCGGCGAGCTGGGCGCCCCGGGCGATCGCCTCGCCGGTGGCGTCGTCGATGCCGTTGTGCACGAGCGCGGCCACGTCCGGGTCGGCGTACGGCGTGGCCACGGCCGGCGCCTCGGCGAGCGCGGTGCGCAGGCCGGCGAGCCAGGTGCCCGCGGCCGGGTCGGCGGGCCGGGTCTGCACGTCGTCGCCCTTGCGCAGCGTGTAGGAGCGGGTGGTGCGCTGCACGTCGTCGAGGAGCGCCGGGTCGACGAACCAGGTCACGCCCTTGGGCTGCTGCTGGGCGATGCGCAGCAGCCGGGCGAGCCGCCCGTTGCCGGACAGCGACTGGCGCAGCCCGTCGTCCATGAAGGTGCCGTCGTCGGCCCGCCGCGGCTGGTCGATGATCGGCATGGCGAGCGCGAGCCTGGTGCGGGTGAGCCGCTCGCCCCTGGGGGCGTAGGTGATGAAGGTGCGCTCGACCGCGACCTGCTGCTCCACCAGGTCGATGATCTCGACGGTGAGCGGGTAGGCGCCGAACCGCGACATCTTCAGCTCGGCCGGGGTGACG
This window encodes:
- a CDS encoding serine/threonine protein kinase encodes the protein MSAVEPGARLSDRFLLEDRVHQAGGATLWKATDEVLARPVAVHTFSRDFERIDEVVTAARAAGRLTDSRLTQVFDAADDGDTAYVVTEWVTGESLIDLLAGGPLEPERAAGLVAEAAEALTHAHEAGLAHLMLTPDRLVWTGGGTVKVLGLGVDAALTGTTSDEPEAEDARGLGRLLYAALTGTWPGEEECGLPPAPTTEDGKPCPPRQVRAGIPGWLDSLTIRAVLQEPYKGHPALTTPAEIAAALAHVPRPMPVPAATPPAVPLPGESADGSVTRIGAPPGMRTTGVQPAPQFATAATPSSGGTSMSRALVIGIVAVVMIAVGLGAWTMGRNLAQPETPQAQAPTPTASKSAEPESLEVVKPVRARGFDPLGDRREHPEIAADAIDGKDSTDWHTDSYTSADFGRLKKGVGLLLDMGKSTRIANVVVSLGGPKGSSIELKVGDSDKLDALKTVAEKNNTSGKVTLTPSKEVSGRYVLIWFTRLPPFEGGFRGTIYDVVVHTPGSA
- a CDS encoding GNAT family N-acetyltransferase, producing the protein MSRRLVNVTLDNLDDLPRRCRRCVFWELDPVSGERAQQSGDPALEKEAWVSSVLLEWGSCGKIVYVDGVPAGFVLYAPPAYVPRSVAFPTSPVSSDAVLLMTAHIVPEFAGGGLGRMLVQGVAKDLTRRGVRAIEAFGDLKWEEPGCLLPAEYLLAVGFKTVRPHLRYPRLRLELKTALSWREDVEVALERLLGSMSPERALRPV
- the trxB gene encoding thioredoxin-disulfide reductase codes for the protein MSDVRNVIIIGSGPAGYTAAIYTARADLRPLVFEGSVTAGGALMNTTEVENFPGFPDGIMGPDLMDNLRKQAERFGAELVADDVVSVDLTATPKVVRTATDTYHAKAVIVATGSGYRELGLANEKRLSGHGVSWCATCDGFFFRDQDIAVVGGGDSAMEEATFLTRFARSVTVVHRRDKLRASKIMQDRAFANEKITFAWNSQVVDIHGEDRVTGIRLRDTQTGEERDLAVSGVFIAIGHDPRSSLFKGQLELDEDGYIKVQWPTTRTNIPGVFAAGDVVDRIYRQAITAAGSGCAAALDAERWLADQED
- the murJ gene encoding murein biosynthesis integral membrane protein MurJ, which translates into the protein MNRLLRAGAIMAAGTMVSRVTGFLRTAVIAAAIGTTLLGDAYNVAYQIPFILFDLLIGGMLSSVIVPSIVRAQQRDPDGGVAYEQRLMTLALLLLVSVATLGVLLARPIIELYTSDLTPRGVEVAATLARYILPQIAFFGLGAIAGAILNTRDRFAAPMWAPVLNNLVVIGVGLTYIVIVGGTDDINEVTAGELALLGLGTTAGIVAQSIALVIALHRAGFRFRPRFDFRGSGLGELARLGGWALAYVAVYQVGFVVTTNLATAAGVRAAAEGADYGAGWTPYNYAYQLFQLPYGIIAVSVITAMLPRMSRFAAEGRFDSVREEFASGVRTVCSLIVPGGVLLMVLGPAVTVLIFSHGANSTEDAIYIGNVLQVFGLALVPFSLFQLLLRVFYALGDTRTPAFIAAGNATFNATLSVLLYLVLPARYTVLGLALSFAVTYVVSSAVTWMLASRRVGGLGGRHVLDGLGRMYGAAVPCAALALGVLWATRGLLGLDAVGAIVMLAAGGGLGAGVYFVLANRMRIPEVKSIVGMVAGRLAR
- a CDS encoding anti-sigma factor family protein — encoded protein: MTGDTHYDLETLAELAEGLLDDATAQQVRDHLAICDPCGEALADLAGVREVLAAMPVPAMPLGVALRVDKALAAEAERRRAGAPLDPGPTFPEPDWDRIMADAPWETGAPWEEPAAAGERVADLPPLESPRLVPLAATASADEASLDGAPVAGASGPAKVNGSHRPESPADEESGTVVPLLASAKRLDGPAADERPQTAAPEAASADDASTKRPALGVVAEDGSIVAPKRRTGSARRRWLVSLSSVAAAAAVVAGGVTVTNTVLAGGGQSTPQHAVAAPSASAPAERTEPTQETLSADVGGQQERGSRFVIGESGYNYADAELKANLVAYFGSMPSGGSASGDAKLNRCISKLVAAEKSDPIGIDRAYYNGNEALIMLFWHNRSQDLVKVRVVSPECKNLRKPGLATWN
- the trxA gene encoding thioredoxin; translated protein: MGAVKEVTDASFEAEVLKSDKPVLVDFWAEWCGPCRQIAPILEEIAAEQADKLKVVKLNTDQNPNTTRDAGVLKIPTLNVYKNGEVVKQIIGAKPKAQLLRELEGII
- a CDS encoding DUF6049 family protein; the protein is MIRRAALIVALASAMLVPAEAGLASIPRAAAAQAGSGAAAPARQVARAAVGVTVDQITPAVPREPTTPIKIVGTVTNTGNTALTGLRVRLHYSARPFERRADMSAYLAGQGEFDPSFNTFTPIERVEPGGKATFEVTVTPAELKMSRFGAYPLTVEIIDLVEQQVAVERTFITYAPRGERLTRTRLALAMPIIDQPRRADDGTFMDDGLRQSLSGNGRLARLLRIAQQQPKGVTWFVDPALLDDVQRTTRSYTLRKGDDVQTRPADPAAGTWLAGLRTALAEAPAVATPYADPDVAALVHNGIDDATGEAIARGAQLAGTLLGRTVPATTNWPYGGVLDRDALDELAVSGVRTLLLSGNALPLESPTATTPDAATTIDAVSGKVTVLLADPTLSALVDATAQGGNPAALRRFVAETAVITAEDPKRARTVVAAPRRRWDPDPKAVQELLEVAGSLPWLRQVTLDQIKPGKRPPARGDLVYGARQRRGELSRAYLRHVRDLSAKAGLIRTVTHASAKPFEAALLRLGSSAWRGRGREARAYVEQVRQAVNAQMGKISITGKGQPRLLAGTNGNVAISVQNRIGRRVELSIDVRSNDPRRLVIDTYRREISIEDGNTTTIQVPMRAPNGGDAQITVQLATRNGVPYGDPVVLKVSATGYTGIAAVIVGGALTVMLAAVVLRILRTRTRRRQRADGTREGTS
- the sigM gene encoding RNA polymerase sigma factor SigM translates to MSDADLLHRHINGDPQAFSELVRRHRDRMWAVALRTLGDADEAADAVQDAFVSAYRKAESFRGEAAVTTWLHRIVVNACLDRMRRKAVRPVADDELIEAAERDTPLPDHTGDREVSLEVSAALRLLPPDQRAALVLVDMMGYSVEDAAAVLEVPSGTVKSRCARGRAKLVPILSHLRNRSERARVSSAKGARLRDG